The proteins below come from a single Aminivibrio pyruvatiphilus genomic window:
- a CDS encoding type IV toxin-antitoxin system AbiEi family antitoxin domain-containing protein: MTDLELLAGLETEIPGWVLQNRLRENGYINVWQKIEGLVSDGYIERLKRGWYCLGSLVRRREPSLRYLACNICGPAAVSGNLVLFEAGIIPDAVASVTAVSKKRRSSLMTSYGNIDWERLPSNLVFPGTSRVEGPPGYIGATKEKALLDQLYITRYTPQNYSLWKAFVFDDLRMDEDALAGLDFTLMQELTRIFASAKITKYMNWFLKYFGMP, translated from the coding sequence ATGACTGATCTGGAACTGCTTGCGGGCCTGGAGACGGAGATCCCCGGCTGGGTCTTGCAGAATAGGCTTCGCGAGAACGGATACATCAATGTATGGCAGAAGATAGAGGGCCTGGTATCGGACGGGTACATCGAACGGCTGAAGCGCGGATGGTATTGCCTGGGATCCCTCGTGCGCAGAAGAGAGCCCTCCCTGCGATATCTTGCCTGCAATATCTGCGGCCCGGCGGCAGTATCCGGAAACCTCGTGCTCTTTGAGGCAGGTATTATACCTGATGCCGTTGCATCGGTCACGGCCGTCAGTAAGAAGCGGAGATCCAGCCTGATGACGTCATACGGAAACATCGACTGGGAGAGGCTTCCCTCAAACCTGGTTTTTCCCGGCACAAGCAGGGTGGAGGGACCGCCCGGATATATCGGGGCGACGAAAGAAAAGGCCCTGCTTGACCAGCTATACATAACGAGGTATACCCCACAGAACTACTCTCTCTGGAAGGCTTTTGTCTTTGACGATCTGAGGATGGACGAAGACGCCCTGGCCGGCCTGGATTTTACCCTGATGCAGGAACTGACGCGTATATTCGCGTCTGCGAAGATAACAAAATACATGAACTGGTTTCTGAAGTACTTCGGCATGCCATGA
- a CDS encoding MBL fold metallo-hydrolase, whose product MIAYTVLTITKDLGFTKSIIHPAAIRDESGIILFDAGYPDQADDIEQALAEMGGTVADITAIVLSHHDHDHIGSLAELKRRNPKIRVLSSEKEADYISGKKQSLRLLQALEYNKSLSGEEKEFGERFARYLETVEHCPVDDVVQDMDYICGGVKVIETPGHTPGHISLLLEDEKLLLAGDALAIEDGRLAKANPKFTLDKKEALRSVKKIKNLHLERISCYHGNMYTGPVEKELARILVEERDL is encoded by the coding sequence ATGATTGCATATACCGTCCTGACGATCACGAAAGATCTCGGTTTCACGAAATCAATCATCCATCCTGCCGCCATAAGGGACGAAAGCGGCATCATCCTCTTTGACGCAGGCTACCCGGACCAGGCGGACGACATAGAGCAGGCTCTGGCGGAGATGGGTGGTACCGTGGCGGACATTACCGCAATCGTCCTCTCCCACCATGACCACGACCACATCGGCTCGCTGGCGGAACTCAAGAGGAGAAACCCGAAGATCAGGGTACTCTCGAGCGAGAAGGAAGCGGACTACATTTCGGGAAAGAAACAATCGCTGAGGCTGCTCCAGGCCCTGGAGTACAACAAATCCCTCTCAGGAGAAGAAAAGGAATTCGGCGAGCGGTTCGCCCGCTACCTGGAGACGGTGGAACACTGCCCGGTCGATGATGTCGTACAGGACATGGACTATATCTGCGGCGGCGTGAAGGTCATTGAGACCCCCGGTCATACTCCGGGGCACATCTCCCTTCTTCTTGAAGATGAAAAGCTCCTGCTGGCCGGTGACGCGCTGGCCATCGAGGACGGAAGGCTCGCCAAAGCCAATCCGAAGTTCACTCTTGATAAAAAGGAAGCCCTCAGATCCGTGAAAAAGATAAAGAATCTGCACCTCGAGCGGATTTCCTGCTACCACGGAAATATGTACACGGGCCCTGTCGAAAAAGAGCTGGCCCGCATCCTGGTGGAAGAACGGGACCTTTAG
- a CDS encoding amidase, translating to MKEIPEMSVRELAQAIRAGEISSVEVTEAFVRRISEVNPKLNAVVQVCADSALSEAARADRALARGECFGPLHGVPMTLKDSFDSAGVVSAGGTLGRKDFVPGKDATVLSRLKKNGAILLGKTNTPEFTLMYETDNLVYGRTNNPYDPECSPGGSSGGAAAIVASGCSPFDVGSDYGGSLRYPAHCCGITSIKPTSGRVPRTGHILPFGGVLDSFQQVGPVAKHVEDLEYILPLIAGPDWIDPSIVPMPLGESKNVDIRTMRVAFHTDNGVLPASEETVLAVHAAAKALEDAGALVEEVRPEGIEDSYEIMMGLLSADGGASIRRLLRESGTERHSIPWLGLGSPMESAAFDALVMRWYGFRSSMLSFLENRDVILSPVNALPALPHGAVRDDLRAFSYTMAYNLTGWPVTVVRAGTSSSDLPIGVQIAARPWREDVSLAAAAWVERELGAFPPPDLSRER from the coding sequence ATGAAGGAAATTCCGGAAATGTCCGTTCGGGAGTTGGCTCAGGCGATCCGGGCCGGGGAAATATCGTCGGTGGAAGTGACGGAAGCGTTTGTGCGCCGGATCAGCGAGGTGAACCCGAAACTGAATGCCGTTGTCCAGGTCTGCGCCGACTCGGCACTGTCGGAGGCGGCACGGGCGGACCGTGCGCTGGCAAGGGGTGAATGCTTCGGCCCCCTGCATGGTGTCCCCATGACGCTGAAGGATTCCTTCGATTCCGCGGGCGTAGTTTCCGCAGGCGGAACCCTTGGGCGGAAGGACTTCGTTCCCGGGAAGGATGCCACGGTCCTGTCCCGTCTCAAAAAGAACGGGGCGATCCTTCTGGGAAAAACCAATACGCCCGAGTTTACCCTGATGTACGAAACCGACAACCTGGTGTACGGGCGGACGAACAACCCCTATGACCCGGAGTGTTCGCCGGGCGGCAGCAGCGGAGGCGCCGCCGCGATCGTGGCTTCCGGATGTTCCCCCTTCGACGTGGGCAGCGATTACGGCGGGAGCCTGCGGTATCCCGCCCACTGCTGCGGAATCACGTCCATCAAGCCGACGTCGGGCCGGGTTCCGAGAACGGGACATATCCTTCCCTTCGGCGGCGTGCTGGACTCTTTCCAGCAGGTCGGCCCCGTGGCGAAGCACGTGGAGGACCTTGAATACATTCTTCCCCTGATAGCCGGTCCCGACTGGATCGATCCTTCCATTGTCCCCATGCCTCTCGGCGAGTCGAAGAACGTGGATATCCGCACGATGAGAGTCGCTTTTCACACCGACAATGGAGTTCTTCCTGCTTCGGAGGAAACCGTTTTGGCGGTGCACGCGGCAGCGAAAGCGCTGGAGGACGCCGGCGCCCTGGTCGAGGAGGTCCGGCCGGAGGGTATCGAAGACTCGTACGAGATCATGATGGGGCTGCTGTCCGCCGACGGAGGGGCCTCCATACGGAGGCTGCTGCGGGAGTCGGGTACGGAACGGCACTCCATTCCGTGGCTCGGACTTGGGTCTCCCATGGAAAGTGCCGCTTTCGACGCACTGGTCATGAGATGGTACGGCTTCCGCAGTTCCATGCTTTCGTTTCTGGAGAACCGGGACGTGATTCTTTCTCCCGTGAACGCTCTGCCGGCCCTGCCCCATGGTGCGGTACGGGACGATCTTCGGGCGTTCAGCTACACCATGGCCTACAATCTCACCGGCTGGCCCGTCACGGTGGTTCGTGCCGGGACGTCATCGTCGGACCTCCCAATCGGGGTGCAGATCGCGGCCCGTCCCTGGAGGGAAGACGTGTCTCTGGCCGCCGCCGCATGGGTGGAACGGGAGCTCGGGGCATTCCCGCCGCCCGATCTTTCCCGGGAGAGGTGA
- a CDS encoding type II toxin-antitoxin system RelE family toxin: MTGYRVEIDRALSRRIKKLDRHVRELLDSYITTHLEGTTEPRRFGRPPAGNVHGLWRYRIGDWRLIVQIIDDRVLILAIEFDRRDAVYKQ; encoded by the coding sequence ATGACAGGCTATCGGGTGGAAATCGACCGGGCTCTTTCCCGGCGGATAAAAAAGCTGGATAGACACGTTCGGGAGTTATTGGACAGCTACATTACCACTCATCTTGAAGGGACGACGGAACCACGAAGGTTCGGCCGCCCTCCTGCGGGGAACGTGCATGGTTTATGGCGCTACAGGATCGGTGACTGGAGGCTGATAGTGCAGATCATCGACGACCGGGTGCTGATCCTGGCTATTGAATTCGACCGGAGAGATGCTGTGTATAAACAATGA
- a CDS encoding PhzF family phenazine biosynthesis protein: protein MKTYPYYKLNAFTIGKSEGNPAAFLDLGTDSLSGDAMLNIAKEHSGFVSEVVYVTRDDAGGILLTYYSSECEVAFCGHGTIATMYEVIRRDDGLRKTPVIEIGTNRKGRLNIYNHINEEDCIYISAPDPLMIWCPLPKQSIAAALGIKEGAISDSLPLDIIDAGLRTLIVPIKNLADEISMYPDEEGLKQYCLSNDVDIVLVYSLETAAPGYFAHTRVFAPKFGYLEDPATGSGNSAFGCYLLKNGQWNGDSIKIEQGGDNRIFNEVRLRTKDGKVLFGGKAALRIEGKYCLGE, encoded by the coding sequence ATGAAAACATACCCGTATTACAAGCTGAACGCCTTCACCATCGGAAAGTCCGAGGGAAACCCGGCTGCGTTTCTCGACCTGGGAACGGATTCGCTCTCCGGGGACGCCATGCTCAACATCGCCAAAGAGCACTCCGGTTTCGTCTCCGAGGTGGTCTACGTCACCAGGGATGACGCGGGAGGCATCCTCCTAACCTACTATTCCTCGGAATGCGAAGTCGCCTTCTGCGGCCACGGCACCATCGCCACCATGTACGAGGTCATCCGGCGGGATGACGGGCTGAGAAAAACGCCCGTCATCGAAATCGGCACCAACCGGAAGGGCAGGCTGAACATCTACAACCACATCAACGAGGAGGACTGCATCTACATCTCCGCCCCCGATCCCCTCATGATCTGGTGCCCCCTGCCGAAACAGTCCATTGCTGCCGCCCTCGGCATAAAGGAGGGCGCCATATCGGATTCCCTGCCCCTCGATATCATCGACGCGGGGCTCCGGACGCTGATCGTCCCCATAAAGAACCTGGCGGACGAGATCTCCATGTACCCCGACGAGGAAGGGCTGAAACAGTACTGCCTCAGCAACGACGTGGACATAGTGCTGGTCTACTCACTGGAGACCGCCGCTCCGGGGTACTTTGCCCACACCAGGGTCTTCGCTCCGAAATTCGGCTACCTGGAGGACCCCGCCACCGGCTCGGGAAACAGCGCCTTCGGCTGCTATCTGCTCAAAAATGGACAGTGGAACGGCGACAGCATCAAAATAGAGCAGGGGGGCGACAACCGGATCTTCAACGAGGTCAGACTGAGGACAAAGGACGGAAAGGTCCTCTTCGGCGGAAAGGCCGCCCTGAGAATCGAAGGGAAGTATTGCCTCGGCGAGTGA
- a CDS encoding GNAT family N-acetyltransferase, whose amino-acid sequence MMKKKRPAMACSKNYTTGDMDMPLLIREVPTEDAPLDLLLLADPSEAKVRSYLAQSRCFAASENGTVVGACAVQPLDSGGQELMCIAVHPDRQKTGIGTALLKWVVDFYRKSGAGRLEVGTGTFGYQLAFYQRQGFRVTAIDRDFFIHNYPEPIFEDGIQLFDMLRLSLDFGGESHKPSRAQKIPFRS is encoded by the coding sequence ATGATGAAGAAAAAACGTCCTGCCATGGCATGTTCAAAAAACTATACAACGGGAGATATGGATATGCCGCTGCTGATTCGGGAAGTTCCGACTGAAGATGCTCCTCTGGATTTGCTGCTGCTTGCCGATCCCTCGGAGGCGAAAGTCCGCTCGTATCTCGCACAATCACGGTGTTTCGCCGCGTCAGAGAATGGGACTGTTGTTGGCGCATGTGCCGTTCAACCCCTTGATTCCGGCGGGCAGGAGCTTATGTGCATCGCTGTGCATCCTGACCGTCAGAAAACCGGTATCGGCACGGCGCTTCTGAAGTGGGTCGTCGATTTCTACCGGAAGTCCGGAGCCGGCCGATTGGAGGTAGGCACCGGGACATTCGGCTACCAGCTCGCTTTCTACCAGAGGCAGGGATTCCGGGTCACAGCCATTGACCGGGACTTTTTCATACATAACTACCCTGAGCCGATCTTTGAGGATGGCATTCAGCTTTTTGACATGCTGCGCCTCTCCCTCGATTTTGGCGGCGAAAGCCATAAGCCGAGCCGTGCTCAAAAAATTCCTTTCCGGAGTTGA
- a CDS encoding YitT family protein: protein MERFNFRKIFRQFGELIRAEWGTFWYATLGAVLMNFSIVALVVPYRFAGAGLSGIALLTRYVFDISPAWVIAIGNLLLLSWGWRVLSPRFVLWTLYVSLLSSGAVAFFELFTYPVLANTFLAALLAGVCSGIGMGLVFRVGGSTGGTDVIVVAAKKRWGVDVGMFSFYINTAILFLSWFAVDLEQLLMGGVLLYVESVTIDSVLKSFDRRKQVTVITSRVEDVKRFIVEEMGKGATIIRGEGAYTGAERPMIMVVLNRRQAMELKVFTVSRDPNAFIIMADVAEVVGEGFKHWKNL, encoded by the coding sequence ATGGAACGCTTTAACTTCCGCAAGATTTTCCGGCAGTTCGGCGAGCTGATCCGGGCTGAATGGGGGACGTTCTGGTACGCCACGCTGGGAGCCGTCCTGATGAATTTTTCCATTGTGGCCCTCGTCGTGCCCTACCGTTTCGCCGGTGCGGGACTCTCGGGAATAGCACTGCTTACGCGCTATGTTTTCGACATTTCTCCCGCATGGGTGATCGCTATCGGAAACCTGCTGCTCCTTTCCTGGGGGTGGCGGGTGCTCTCCCCGCGCTTTGTCCTGTGGACACTCTATGTCTCGCTGCTCTCATCGGGGGCGGTAGCCTTCTTCGAACTCTTCACCTATCCCGTGCTGGCCAACACCTTTCTCGCCGCGCTGCTCGCTGGGGTATGCAGCGGCATCGGCATGGGGCTAGTCTTCCGCGTCGGCGGCTCGACAGGGGGAACCGACGTTATCGTCGTGGCCGCGAAGAAACGCTGGGGTGTCGATGTGGGCATGTTTTCCTTCTACATCAATACGGCTATCCTGTTTCTCTCCTGGTTCGCCGTCGACCTTGAGCAGCTGCTGATGGGCGGGGTGCTGCTCTACGTCGAGAGCGTCACCATCGACAGCGTGCTGAAGTCCTTTGACCGGAGAAAGCAGGTGACCGTCATCACCTCAAGGGTGGAGGACGTGAAGCGCTTTATTGTGGAGGAGATGGGGAAGGGCGCTACAATCATCCGCGGCGAGGGAGCCTATACCGGCGCGGAGCGCCCGATGATCATGGTGGTGCTGAACCGCCGCCAGGCCATGGAGCTGAAAGTATTCACCGTCTCTCGTGACCCGAACGCGTTCATCATCATGGCCGACGTCGCGGAGGTGGTTGGGGAAGGGTTCAAGCACTGGAAAAACCTGTAG
- a CDS encoding alpha/beta hydrolase, protein MITEKQTIGTIPALLFGAPSNRLFLYVHSKGSQKEEAEMLAREVVPRGYRVLAFDLPEHGGRKNDPRPCTVQNGVRDLQAVHKAVKGSCSSISLYACSLGAYFSLVAWRDVIFRKSLFLSPVLDMERLIRNMMRWTGVTEERLREEKEIPTPFGETLSWEYYEYVRAHPVDIWNSPTSILYGENDTLTERDVLDSFAKKFSCRVSVMKDGEHYFHTPGQLRFLENWLGEQDYQ, encoded by the coding sequence ATGATTACCGAAAAACAAACCATCGGCACCATTCCTGCGCTGCTCTTCGGAGCTCCTTCCAACAGGCTGTTTCTCTACGTCCACAGCAAAGGCTCCCAAAAAGAAGAAGCTGAGATGCTGGCCCGGGAGGTGGTTCCCAGGGGATACCGTGTCCTCGCCTTCGACCTGCCCGAGCACGGCGGCCGGAAGAACGATCCCCGCCCCTGCACAGTCCAGAACGGCGTCCGCGACCTCCAGGCGGTGCATAAGGCGGTGAAGGGTTCCTGCAGCAGCATCTCCCTGTATGCCTGCAGCCTCGGCGCCTATTTCAGCCTGGTCGCATGGCGGGACGTTATTTTCCGGAAGAGTCTCTTCCTCTCCCCGGTGCTGGATATGGAACGGCTCATCCGGAACATGATGCGGTGGACGGGCGTGACCGAAGAACGGCTCCGGGAGGAAAAAGAGATTCCCACACCCTTCGGCGAGACCCTCTCGTGGGAGTATTATGAGTATGTGCGGGCCCACCCTGTGGACATCTGGAACAGCCCCACCTCCATCCTCTACGGAGAGAACGACACCCTCACCGAGCGGGATGTCCTGGACTCCTTCGCGAAGAAGTTCAGCTGCCGGGTGTCGGTCATGAAGGACGGCGAGCATTATTTCCACACCCCGGGTCAGCTCCGATTTCTTGAGAACTGGCTGGGGGAACAGGACTACCAATAA
- a CDS encoding nucleotidyl transferase AbiEii/AbiGii toxin family protein produces MIFEEIRKHIEEGERLPALEKFQNLALMGLSLHTDFFKYAAMFGGTSLRIFHGLPRFSEDLDFTVNSVVPDFSLSEYKEPIVRFFADLGFGEVRFTVKEHGGDVSSGSLVLSISRSESLRVKIDAEKTGFSVLPETETLYGSYPFQYPVRLCTLSSSFAGKMDAILHRRWGGRRIKGRDWYDFLWYMRKCTELNIFWLEERLKEKGTLDRSEHLSPELLGELFEKRASSLDVREIIRDVGGFMTDALEKRSSAAWSTEMFLQQKEKLVDAAARFLLSHKIPQEGSS; encoded by the coding sequence GTGATTTTTGAAGAAATAAGAAAGCATATCGAAGAAGGTGAAAGATTACCGGCGCTGGAAAAGTTTCAGAATCTGGCACTGATGGGGCTTTCACTTCATACTGACTTTTTTAAGTATGCGGCTATGTTTGGAGGGACATCGCTTCGAATATTTCACGGCCTGCCGAGATTTTCAGAGGATCTTGATTTCACCGTAAATTCTGTTGTCCCTGATTTTTCTCTTTCGGAATACAAAGAACCGATAGTCCGCTTTTTTGCAGACCTCGGGTTTGGAGAAGTCCGGTTCACCGTAAAGGAACATGGGGGAGACGTGTCCAGCGGAAGCCTGGTTTTATCCATAAGCAGATCAGAGAGCCTCAGAGTGAAAATTGATGCAGAAAAGACGGGGTTTTCCGTTCTTCCTGAGACTGAGACCCTCTACGGTTCGTATCCCTTTCAATATCCGGTACGCCTTTGCACCCTTTCCTCATCTTTTGCGGGAAAAATGGACGCGATACTGCATCGCCGGTGGGGAGGCCGGCGGATTAAAGGACGGGACTGGTATGATTTCCTGTGGTATATGCGCAAATGCACGGAATTGAACATATTCTGGCTTGAGGAGCGACTGAAAGAAAAGGGCACCCTTGACCGGAGTGAACATCTCAGTCCGGAACTGCTTGGAGAACTCTTCGAAAAAAGAGCCTCTTCATTGGATGTCAGGGAAATAATCCGCGATGTCGGCGGATTTATGACTGATGCACTCGAAAAGAGGAGTTCCGCTGCATGGAGTACAGAGATGTTCCTTCAGCAGAAGGAAAAACTCGTCGATGCAGCTGCACGATTTCTCCTTTCACATAAAATTCCACAGGAAGGATCCTCTTGA
- a CDS encoding C69 family dipeptidase translates to MKEKLQKANAYEILASRMCWRLLSESSGERRESDQDFSHRDQEAEQRKSCSWEVLKTESKKTGGVKMKRISITLALLLIVSLIPAMSEGCTTILVGKRATADGSVLHGHNEDMGFTAVGRLWSVPAASHEQGKKIQVPYVALDLPASTLRYWASGNAYGSSGLGIASETRPYDSVLVGMNELGVTMSCNWMYSKEDNLPGEGVRRYAMRQLILERAKTARDAVKLVGDLIDAYGQADWGGLTYCLADPGEAWIVETTSKNWVARRVKDDEVLVVANRFTIGEEFDSASAALISTAVEKGWHDPSAGKFNFRKAYGDPARMSSPYDIDRENRAYDLLGDKIGALLPEDLMAVLSDTYEGTSKYHKPINHMEPWEDVTDKLLIPRAIRTSLCQSSTVAHLRGYLPVEVGSVMWYTMNVPGYSGYFPVYAGASSIPEEFQNVNSAYGQNSAWWTTRMLQKVTDLDHDLLFSILKGFWEANRTGIRVSAAGMENRALELLNKGAEEKKEGMKLIDRFTFSQARNVLHNTHVFLRKFQDKTGNAPVF, encoded by the coding sequence TTGAAGGAAAAACTTCAAAAGGCGAATGCTTATGAAATTTTGGCTTCTCGCATGTGCTGGCGGCTTCTTTCGGAATCTTCCGGCGAAAGGAGGGAGAGCGACCAGGATTTTTCTCATCGGGACCAGGAAGCAGAGCAAAGAAAAAGCTGTTCCTGGGAGGTTTTAAAGACCGAATCGAAGAAAACAGGAGGCGTGAAAATGAAAAGAATATCGATTACATTAGCGCTGCTTTTGATTGTATCTCTGATTCCTGCAATGTCCGAAGGCTGCACTACGATTCTTGTCGGGAAAAGAGCTACGGCAGACGGCTCTGTTCTTCATGGGCACAATGAAGACATGGGCTTTACGGCAGTGGGGCGGCTTTGGTCTGTACCGGCAGCCTCCCACGAACAGGGTAAAAAAATCCAGGTCCCTTATGTGGCGCTGGATCTTCCTGCCTCCACACTCCGCTACTGGGCATCGGGAAATGCCTACGGTTCGTCCGGGCTTGGCATTGCGTCCGAGACGCGGCCCTATGATTCCGTTCTCGTAGGCATGAACGAATTGGGTGTCACCATGAGCTGCAACTGGATGTATTCAAAAGAGGACAACCTTCCCGGCGAAGGGGTGCGGCGCTACGCCATGCGCCAGCTAATACTGGAGCGGGCAAAAACTGCCCGGGATGCAGTGAAGCTGGTGGGGGATCTCATCGACGCCTACGGACAGGCGGACTGGGGAGGGCTTACCTATTGTCTTGCTGATCCCGGGGAAGCATGGATAGTAGAAACGACTTCCAAAAACTGGGTTGCCCGGAGAGTGAAAGACGACGAAGTTCTCGTTGTGGCGAACCGTTTCACCATCGGGGAAGAATTTGATAGTGCGAGTGCAGCGCTAATTTCTACCGCTGTGGAAAAGGGATGGCACGATCCTTCCGCCGGAAAATTCAATTTCCGCAAGGCCTATGGCGATCCGGCAAGAATGTCCTCCCCCTACGACATAGACAGGGAAAACAGGGCGTATGACCTGTTGGGAGATAAAATCGGCGCCCTTCTTCCTGAGGACCTTATGGCAGTCCTTTCCGACACTTACGAGGGAACTTCCAAATACCATAAACCCATCAATCATATGGAGCCCTGGGAAGATGTGACAGATAAACTCCTCATTCCCCGGGCGATTCGTACAAGCCTGTGCCAGTCATCGACCGTTGCCCATCTTCGCGGCTATTTGCCGGTGGAAGTGGGAAGCGTCATGTGGTATACCATGAACGTGCCCGGATATTCCGGCTATTTCCCCGTCTACGCAGGGGCTTCCTCCATTCCGGAAGAATTCCAGAATGTGAACAGCGCCTACGGCCAAAATTCGGCGTGGTGGACGACCCGCATGCTCCAAAAAGTGACCGATCTTGACCATGACCTCCTCTTCAGCATTTTGAAAGGATTCTGGGAAGCGAACCGGACCGGAATCAGGGTTAGCGCGGCGGGAATGGAAAATCGGGCGCTGGAACTTCTGAACAAGGGCGCTGAGGAGAAAAAGGAAGGCATGAAGCTGATAGACCGCTTCACCTTTTCGCAAGCCAGGAACGTGCTGCACAACACCCATGTATTCCTGAGAAAATTTCAGGACAAAACCGGAAACGCCCCGGTATTTTAA
- a CDS encoding DUF642 domain-containing protein, protein MSCLSGRTTGSKKQPRFSGTVLFLALLAAAIFLLSPVPVEAVADPEIIQWRAYQNADFLNSLFLGVLGRGPSPDEFNFYIIRDLSRNMGRGEAFWSLVGSQEYTNRFGSPQGPYQVLWKHRQIDTDRGLQWCRCYFFTKDPALSGGTPAVMQYLGVRTPWESYSFSVARAVTRMYAHYDREVCPHYDCGWGAGDSAIFDPPDRNSSGGGGGGRNYARDPHFAQFTSGNAWGTGQYSNFGIWWNSRNADSRATVVNLGENRPPNSSASTALYLLNNSGRTPHVFGTTSQRITVRKGARYTVSFWAAARNLASRGAVNIAVDPQWNIRPISMDAGSYGWTFFSGTFTAPDNFVDLRIIFEDRGEVWITEMTLTDS, encoded by the coding sequence ATGAGCTGCCTTTCCGGTCGCACAACGGGAAGCAAAAAACAACCGCGCTTTTCCGGGACTGTTCTCTTCCTTGCACTGCTGGCTGCCGCGATCTTTCTCCTTTCTCCCGTCCCCGTCGAAGCCGTGGCCGATCCGGAAATCATCCAGTGGAGGGCCTACCAGAATGCCGATTTTCTGAACTCTCTTTTCCTGGGCGTTCTGGGACGGGGGCCTTCCCCGGATGAATTCAACTTTTACATCATACGGGACTTGAGCCGCAACATGGGACGGGGTGAAGCCTTCTGGTCTCTGGTGGGCTCCCAGGAATACACCAACCGTTTCGGCTCGCCCCAGGGACCCTACCAGGTCCTCTGGAAGCACCGGCAGATAGACACTGACAGAGGCCTGCAGTGGTGCCGATGCTATTTTTTCACCAAGGATCCGGCCCTGTCGGGCGGTACTCCGGCGGTCATGCAATACCTCGGTGTCCGCACCCCCTGGGAGAGCTACAGCTTCTCTGTGGCAAGGGCGGTCACCCGCATGTACGCCCATTATGACCGGGAAGTGTGCCCCCATTATGATTGCGGATGGGGCGCCGGAGACTCCGCCATATTCGATCCTCCTGACAGAAACTCCTCCGGCGGCGGAGGGGGTGGAAGAAACTACGCCAGAGATCCTCACTTCGCTCAATTTACAAGCGGAAACGCCTGGGGCACCGGACAATACTCCAATTTCGGGATCTGGTGGAACTCCCGGAACGCCGATTCCCGGGCCACGGTCGTCAACCTGGGGGAAAACCGGCCCCCCAACTCCTCGGCCTCAACTGCCCTTTATCTGCTCAACAACTCCGGAAGGACCCCCCATGTCTTTGGTACCACCAGCCAGAGGATCACCGTCCGGAAGGGGGCACGATACACGGTCAGCTTCTGGGCGGCGGCACGGAACCTTGCGTCCCGCGGTGCTGTCAACATCGCCGTGGACCCCCAGTGGAACATCCGCCCCATCTCCATGGATGCAGGTTCCTATGGATGGACCTTCTTTTCCGGAACCTTTACCGCGCCCGATAATTTTGTCGACCTGAGGATCATATTCGAAGACCGGGGCGAGGTCTGGATCACCGAAATGACGCTGACGGACTCTTAG
- a CDS encoding carbonic anhydrase family protein produces the protein MKVNRRKILWLAIAVLFAVTGAAHAAGGAALTREAQASITPDTAREMLKQGNQRFVSGQAEKRDFLVQVKQTSGGQFPFAAIVSCLDSRVPPEIVFDQGIGDLFVARVAGNFVNDDILGSLEYAARVAGAKLIVIMGHTECGAVKGACDSAQLGLLTATLANINPAVNSVHGNYEPRSSKNTEFVQAVAEKNVELTMGKLRDRSVVLRGMLDKGEIGMVGAMYDVSTGKVEFFK, from the coding sequence ATGAAGGTAAACAGAAGAAAAATACTATGGCTTGCCATCGCGGTTCTTTTTGCAGTGACCGGAGCGGCCCACGCCGCCGGCGGCGCCGCTCTGACCAGAGAGGCACAGGCCTCCATCACTCCCGACACGGCACGGGAGATGCTCAAGCAGGGTAACCAGCGCTTTGTCAGCGGACAGGCCGAAAAGCGGGACTTCCTCGTCCAGGTCAAGCAGACTTCCGGGGGCCAGTTTCCCTTCGCCGCCATTGTGAGTTGTCTCGATTCCCGGGTTCCGCCGGAAATCGTTTTCGACCAGGGTATCGGCGACCTTTTCGTGGCCCGGGTGGCGGGCAATTTCGTCAATGACGACATCCTCGGCAGCCTTGAATACGCGGCCAGGGTCGCCGGCGCCAAGCTGATCGTGATTATGGGGCATACGGAGTGCGGCGCAGTCAAAGGCGCCTGCGACTCGGCGCAGCTTGGCCTGCTCACGGCGACGCTGGCCAATATCAACCCCGCCGTCAATTCCGTGCATGGAAACTATGAGCCCAGGAGTTCAAAGAACACGGAATTCGTCCAGGCCGTTGCGGAAAAGAATGTGGAGCTGACCATGGGGAAGCTTCGGGACAGAAGCGTTGTGCTGCGCGGGATGCTCGACAAGGGTGAAATCGGAATGGTCGGCGCCATGTACGATGTCAGCACCGGGAAAGTTGAATTTTTTAAGTAG